Proteins from a genomic interval of Coccinella septempunctata chromosome 2, icCocSept1.1, whole genome shotgun sequence:
- the LOC123307768 gene encoding SAGA-associated factor 11 homolog, protein MATGKCSDDMSDELFSKLSKDLHEMVNNPQLLKTSTERFFNNLIDELTLGIIFDTHRKAKTRAFDFDDEEDGIEIERGEDIETFSQYNIKKTQDCVCSFCDRAVAATRFATHLERCMIEGKNRQKNAARKAALNNAAKQEQENDYRDNGMSEDYDNTDDDADWSPGDKRRKKKKEKNGRKRAKATPKKNAENDYMDTLNLEAETDEQDLSNLRDLLQDRSNCSSPADSTCSSRSGSSGGRRREKSKSKKRKDRASPCSTTSMLD, encoded by the exons ATGGCTACTGGAAAGTGCTCGGATGATATGAGCGATGAATTGTTTTCCAAACTGAGCAAAGATCTCCATGAGATGGTCAACAACCCACAACTGTTGAAAACATCAACAGAACGATTTTTCAATAATCTTATAGATGAATTAACACTAGGAATAATCTTTGATACTCATCGCAAAGCCAAAACACGAGCGTTCGATTTTGATGATGAAGAAGATGGAATTGAAATCGAGAGAGGGGAAGATATAGAAACTTTTTCACAATACAATATCAAAAAAACACAAGATTGTGTTTGTTCATTTTGTGATAGAGCTGTAGCAGCTACGAGGTTTGCTACACATCTTGAAAGATGTATGATTGAAGGGAAGAACAGGCAGAAAAATGCTGCCAGAAAAGCAGCATTAAACAATGCTGCTAAGCAAGAACAAGAGAATGATTATAGGGATAATGGAATGAGTGAAGATTATGATAACACAGATGATGATGCAGACTGGAGTCCTGGGGATAAAAGACGTAAGAAGAAAAAGGAAAAGAATGGGAGAAAACGTGCTAAAG CCACGCCTAAGAAAAACGCAGAAAATGACTATATGGACACGCTCAATTTAGAAGCAGAGACAGATGAACAGGATTTGTCAAATTTGAGAGATCTTCTACAAGACCGTTCAAACTGCTCTTCTCCCGCTGATTCTACTTGTAGCAGTCGTTCTGGTTCCTCAGGCGGGAGGAGGAGGGAAAAGTCTAAAAGTAAAAAACGTAAAGATAGGGCTTCCCCCTGCTCAACCACTTCAATGTTGGATTGA
- the LOC123307218 gene encoding CCAAT/enhancer-binding protein gamma: protein MPPKKGKSKKDIESGEDSDEYRKKRDRNNLAVKRSRVKSKQKTQETMSRVNQLKQENSVLEEKVKSLTQELGFLKELFLAHASNSANQSKFEGIDLEQLLKDPPENDNT from the exons ATGCCTCCCAAGAAAGGAAAATCTAAAAAAGACATAGAATCCGGTGAGGATTCTGATGAATATCGTAAAAAGAGGGATAGGAACAATTTG GCTGTGAAACGAAGTCGCGTAAAATCCAAACAAAAAACCCAGGAAACTATGTCACGAGTCAACCAATTGAAGCAAGAGAATTCAGTGTTAGAAGAGAAAGTTAAAAGTTTAACGCAGGAGTTAGGGTTCTTGAAAGAACTCTTTTTAGCCCATGCCTCAAATAGTGCAAACCAGTCAAAGTTTGAAGGAATTGATTTGGAGCAGCTACTGAAAGATCCACCTGAAAACGATAATACCTAA
- the LOC123307769 gene encoding origin recognition complex subunit 6: MANHSMIENIAKRLNVDDAYCIKKCQEFLRILQAKNTLKMSEQVQIIICLDLATSITGSAFDKETALQLCSFKKSVYENNFHNIQKILDLDKPISINELCVKFSCTHLKGEAEKLYSCYKQKDPKIKDDEHPQYAAAAVYTVCKLNNLKPSKSEFSSISRLRPNQWGAIVNEFEKFAASMGVELKKLPSKKKNYVEEILVNKESSPSKKMKEEQKKPNIEEYEVWKKRILQIAKESLRNESEKV, encoded by the exons atggcAAATCATAGTATGATAGAAAATATAGCGAAGCGTCTCAATGTGGACGATGCCTATTGTATAaa AAAATGCCAGGAGTTCCTGAGGATTTTACAGGCCAAAAATACACTGAAAATGTCTGAACAAGTACAAATCATAATTTGCCTTGATTTAGCAACTTCTATTACTGGAAGTGCTTTCGATAAG GAAACTGCACTTCAACTTTGTTCTTTCAAAAAATCGGTCTATGAAAATAACTTTCATAATATTCAAAAGATCCTAGACCTTGATAAACCAATAAGCATTAACGAACTTTGTGTCAAATTCAGCTGCACCCACTTGAAGGGGGAAGCTGAAAAATTGTATTCTTGTTACAAACAGAAGGATCCGAAGATCAAAGATGATGAACACCCCCAATATGCAGCAGCAGCTGTTTACACTGTATGCAA ATTGAACAATTTGAAACCTTCAAAATCAGAATTTTCCTCCATTAGTCGTTTGAGACCAAATCAATGGGGAGCTATCGTAAATGAATTCGAAAAGTTTGCTGCTTCTATGGGTGTTGAATTGAAGAAACTTCcatctaagaaaaaaaattacgtagaAGAAATTTTAGTAAACAAAG AATCAAGTCCATCTAAAAAGATGAAAGAGGAGCAGAAGAAGCCAAATATAGAAGAATATGAAGTTTGGAAGAAGAGAATATTGCAAATTGCTAAAGAATCTCTAAGGAATGAAAGTGAAAAAGTTTAA